From a single Aspergillus puulaauensis MK2 DNA, chromosome 2, nearly complete sequence genomic region:
- a CDS encoding uncharacterized protein (COG:S;~EggNog:ENOG410PJQT;~InterPro:IPR017946;~SECRETED:SignalP(1-15);~go_function: GO:0008081 - phosphoric diester hydrolase activity [Evidence IEA];~go_process: GO:0006629 - lipid metabolic process [Evidence IEA]), with product MLAAGLLALLPLAAAATSVAPRDTKACNNSPSLCSKSYGEITHLGAHDSAFIRDSSTGNSISGNQHYNTTVQLDAGVRLVSAQVHQDGSEWHLCHSTCSLLDSGKLSTWLSEIKDWLDSNPNEVVTVLLVNSDNAKGSDLDAEFKAAKITDYAYKPTSQGPPTSWPTLQSLIDDGTRLMTFVTPLSDNAGATYLMDEFKYIFENPYDVTSSSNFSCNVDRPSTVDSAASAIAANMLPLQNHFLYQTVVLDYQAPNDSYVDTTNAPSGGEGNLGDATSDCKTAWGRQPAFILVDYFEKGPAIETVDKLNGVTDAVGRTNISAIAEDQESSASTYSNVFKGLVDLVRSAQAGANPSMGEWVWAGGDWGEILGGGIALS from the exons ATGTTGGCGGCAGGGCTTCTCGCTCTTCTGCCCCTCGCGGCAGCTGCCACATCTGTCGCTCCTCGAGACACCAAGGCATGCAACAACTCTCCGAGCCTTTGTTCAAAGTCATACGGCGAAATCACCCATCTTGGAGCGCACGATAGCGCATTTATACGAGATAGTTCGACCGGTAATTCGATTTCTGGGAATCA GCATTACAATACTACTGTTCAACTCGATGCTGGCGTCCGCTTAGTATCCGCCCAGGTGCACCAGGACGGTTCTGAATGGCACTTGTGCCATTCGACCTGCAGTCTTTTAGATTCCGGTAAACTTAGCACATGGCTATCTGAGATCAAGGATTGGCTGGACTCAAATCCAAACGAAG TGGTGACGGTTTTGTTGGTGAATTCCGACAACGCAAAGGGCTCCGACCTGGACGCAGAGTTCAAGGCTGCAAAGATCACCGATTACGCCTACAAACCTACATCGCAGGGCCCGCCAACATCATGGCCGACACTCCAGAGCCTAATTGACGATGGAACCCGTTTAATGACGTTTGTTACGCCGTTGAGCGACAATGCAGGTGCGACATATCTTATGGACGAGTTCAAGTATATCTTCGAAAACCCATACGACGTCACGTCGTCCTCGAACTTCTCCTGCAATGTCGATCGGCCGTCCACCGTCGATAGTGCTGCCTCCGCCATTGCAGCCAACATGCTCCCTCTGCAGAACCACTTTCTTTATCAGACCGTTGTCCTAGACTACCAGGCCCCCAACGATAGTTATGTCGATACCACAAACGCCCCGTCTGGAGGCGAGGGAAACCTTGGCGATGCGACATCCGACTGCAAAACGGCGTGGGGGCGCCAACCAGCCTTCATCCTGGTAGACTACTTTGAAAAAGGTCCCGCCATAGAGACGGTGGACAAACTCAACGGGGTCACTGACGCTGTCGGCCGCACGAATATATCTGCCATTGCGGAAGACCAGGAGAGCTCCGCATCCACCTACTCGAATGTGTTCAAGGGTCTAGTTGACCTCGTCCGCAGCGCCCAGGCCGGGGCTAACCCTAGTATGGGTGAATGGGTATGGGCGGGcggagactggggagagaTACTAGGCGGAGGAATTGCTCTTTCATAG